The Anaerohalosphaeraceae bacterium genome has a segment encoding these proteins:
- a CDS encoding glycosyltransferase family A protein — protein MPKVSVIIPAYNRRMLLREAVESVCRQTFRDFEILVIDDGSTDGTAQEISSIKDGRIRYFWKENGGVSSARNLGLRKAEGEYIAFLDSDDLYMPDYLETMVSSLERAREYGVGYASVTMEHPDGSRQERMNDKYACTGWIVGPLFSRFFVYCQASLIRRELLDGFFFDETLELAEDQDFFLRLSTRTPFLFVPQTFVIRRIQTESLSRQDGKGKVHLDNLKVPERFYFEYGGADWIPRRQAMRILSKKYRKTGFKLLQEGREAEGRRCLQKALQYNKWSFLSVMLGRLRFSRFLAGLF, from the coding sequence ATGCCGAAGGTTAGTGTTATCATTCCTGCGTATAACCGCAGAATGCTCCTGCGGGAGGCCGTTGAGAGTGTCTGTCGTCAAACTTTCCGGGACTTTGAAATTCTGGTGATTGATGACGGCTCGACAGATGGAACGGCCCAGGAGATTTCTTCTATAAAGGACGGTCGAATACGCTATTTTTGGAAGGAAAACGGCGGCGTTTCTTCGGCAAGGAATCTGGGCTTACGAAAGGCAGAGGGGGAATATATTGCTTTTCTGGATTCGGATGATTTGTACATGCCGGACTATCTGGAAACGATGGTTTCGTCGCTGGAAAGGGCACGGGAATATGGAGTTGGATATGCTTCCGTGACGATGGAGCATCCGGACGGCAGCCGTCAGGAGCGAATGAATGACAAATATGCCTGTACCGGCTGGATTGTGGGGCCTTTGTTTTCCCGTTTTTTTGTGTATTGCCAGGCCAGTCTAATTCGCCGGGAACTGCTGGATGGGTTCTTTTTTGATGAGACGCTGGAGCTGGCGGAGGACCAGGACTTTTTCCTGCGGTTATCCACTCGAACCCCGTTTTTGTTTGTCCCGCAAACATTTGTGATTCGGCGCATACAGACAGAGAGTTTGAGCCGACAAGACGGGAAAGGGAAGGTTCATCTGGACAATCTGAAGGTGCCGGAGCGGTTTTATTTTGAATACGGTGGGGCTGACTGGATTCCCCGCAGGCAGGCCATGCGGATTTTATCAAAGAAGTATCGAAAGACCGGCTTTAAGCTCCTGCAGGAGGGCAGGGAAGCGGAAGGACGCCGATGTTTGCAAA
- a CDS encoding lipopolysaccharide kinase InaA family protein, whose protein sequence is MTNTPLEIAITDPKTGHTAVVRCTALLRRLSGVRYTYEGFWETRPVIVKIFTSPLRGFLHFRRETQGLSRLAERGIPSPALLHSGKDPAGRWTLVLEKITPAKDLANLLEKTEDPQQKAELCLKWLDFIALMHQKGVLQKDLHPGNFLWDGSRLYALDPGTIRFRRSPISAEQGLRQLAGMLCTIPPAVRENPQPLLEHYGRIRGWKPTDEMLARFEKYIAQRQRRLLRQTLKKTLRNSKRYFSLQEGSVRGMFTRQDWTEETARQFIRQIDSLMEAGQILKRGNTCFVSRVQFGSLDIAVKRYNYKGFWHSLRHTLKGSRARKCWLAAHQLLHCGIPTPRPLACIIQRQKGLLLQSYFLSEFLSGSNLDEFLKSSAASQEKEKILNRTKKIIFSLADNSLAHYDLKLSNIRISNGQPVLIDLDALRPQLLWRKKGSIQKKMEAAFGKRLEQFIHAAH, encoded by the coding sequence ATGACGAATACGCCGTTGGAAATTGCGATTACAGACCCGAAAACCGGGCATACAGCCGTCGTCCGGTGCACGGCCCTTTTGCGCCGCTTGAGCGGTGTGCGCTATACGTATGAAGGTTTCTGGGAGACTCGGCCGGTCATTGTCAAAATCTTTACCAGCCCCCTGCGAGGTTTCCTTCATTTCCGACGCGAAACACAAGGACTCTCTCGGCTGGCCGAACGCGGCATCCCCAGCCCCGCTCTGCTGCATTCCGGAAAAGACCCCGCCGGCCGATGGACCCTGGTTCTCGAGAAAATCACACCGGCGAAGGATTTGGCCAACCTGCTCGAAAAAACAGAGGACCCGCAGCAGAAAGCCGAGCTCTGCCTGAAATGGCTCGATTTTATCGCCTTAATGCATCAAAAAGGTGTCCTTCAAAAAGACCTCCATCCGGGCAACTTTCTCTGGGACGGCAGCCGCCTTTATGCCCTGGACCCCGGCACAATCCGTTTCCGCCGCTCTCCTATCTCCGCTGAGCAGGGCCTTCGACAGCTGGCCGGCATGCTCTGCACAATCCCCCCTGCTGTCCGGGAAAATCCCCAGCCGCTGCTGGAACACTATGGCCGAATCCGGGGTTGGAAACCGACGGACGAAATGCTCGCCCGGTTCGAAAAGTACATCGCTCAGCGACAGCGGCGGCTCCTTCGCCAAACCCTTAAAAAAACTTTGCGCAACAGCAAACGGTATTTCTCCCTGCAGGAAGGCTCGGTCCGGGGCATGTTTACCCGTCAGGATTGGACGGAGGAAACCGCCCGGCAGTTCATCCGACAAATCGACTCGCTAATGGAGGCCGGGCAGATTCTCAAACGCGGCAATACCTGCTTTGTCAGCCGTGTGCAGTTCGGCTCGCTGGACATTGCCGTCAAACGCTACAACTACAAGGGCTTCTGGCACTCGCTGCGGCATACCCTCAAGGGCTCCCGCGCCCGAAAATGCTGGCTGGCCGCTCACCAACTGCTGCACTGCGGCATCCCCACCCCGCGCCCTTTGGCTTGTATCATACAAAGACAAAAGGGATTGCTCCTGCAATCTTATTTTCTATCAGAGTTTCTTTCAGGCAGCAATCTGGATGAATTCCTCAAATCCTCGGCCGCTTCCCAAGAAAAAGAAAAAATTCTAAATCGGACAAAAAAGATTATTTTCTCTTTGGCTGACAACAGTCTGGCCCATTATGATCTGAAACTGAGCAATATTCGCATCTCCAATGGTCAGCCGGTTCTGATTGATCTGGATGCACTTCGCCCGCAACTGCTTTGGCGGAAGAAAGGCAGCATCCAAAAAAAAATGGAAGCGGCCTTTGGCAAACGACTGGAACAATTCATCCACGCAGCGCATTGA
- a CDS encoding glycosyltransferase, which yields MKLLVLSNNPERASYRERIGVYLERLAGCGVTCRVERIPASYRQRWRLFREAGRFDAVLIHKKTLNMLDARILRKTARCILYDFDDAVMYNPGQPDRNWTSHFRRFRRTVKMADCVIAGNSYLAEHARSFCKNVHILPTGLDGRAYASQIKKPQDGKIRLVWIGSRSTLHYLEEIKPALETIGQGNPSAVLRIIADRFLGLQHLPVEWVVWTLDTQTQRLQECDIGLAPLPDNRFTRGKCGFKILQYFAAGLPVIASPVGVNRDFIEESGAGFSASTLEQWCQYVHQLIHDEQLRKDLGRKAKDYVKQYDQHVIGERFCRIVFNALRG from the coding sequence GTGAAGCTTCTCGTTCTATCGAACAATCCGGAGCGGGCCAGTTATCGGGAGCGGATTGGGGTGTATCTGGAGCGGCTGGCTGGCTGCGGCGTGACTTGTCGGGTTGAGCGGATTCCTGCATCCTATCGGCAGCGTTGGCGGCTGTTTCGGGAGGCCGGGCGGTTTGATGCAGTCCTGATTCATAAAAAGACGCTTAATATGCTCGATGCTCGGATTCTGCGAAAGACCGCGCGGTGCATTCTATATGATTTTGATGATGCGGTAATGTATAATCCTGGACAACCCGACAGGAATTGGACCAGCCATTTTCGTCGATTTCGGCGAACGGTGAAGATGGCGGACTGTGTGATTGCCGGCAATTCTTATCTGGCGGAGCATGCAAGATCTTTTTGCAAAAATGTTCATATTCTCCCTACCGGTCTGGATGGGAGGGCTTATGCGTCGCAAATTAAGAAACCGCAAGATGGAAAAATCCGCCTGGTCTGGATCGGCAGCCGCAGCACGCTTCACTATTTGGAAGAGATAAAACCGGCTCTGGAGACAATTGGGCAGGGAAACCCTTCTGCCGTTCTGAGAATTATTGCAGACCGGTTTTTGGGCTTACAGCATTTGCCGGTAGAATGGGTTGTGTGGACTTTGGATACGCAGACCCAACGGCTTCAGGAGTGTGACATCGGGCTGGCTCCGCTGCCGGATAATCGTTTCACGCGGGGGAAATGCGGTTTTAAGATTCTTCAGTATTTTGCGGCTGGGCTGCCTGTGATTGCTTCGCCGGTAGGAGTTAATCGTGACTTCATTGAGGAAAGCGGGGCCGGATTTTCCGCTTCGACTCTCGAACAGTGGTGTCAATACGTTCATCAACTGATTCATGACGAGCAGCTTCGGAAGGATTTAGGGCGAAAGGCAAAGGATTATGTGAAGCAATATGATCAGCATGTTATTGGTGAACGCTTCTGCCGCATTGTTTTCAATGCGCTGCGTGGATGA
- a CDS encoding glycosyltransferase, producing the protein MLERLRNRKGVRLYGCFGFPTLDGIEVFQAVSAAKVALSINVVDDIPLYHSDRLVNCISCGTFTLAKRVPDSDLLFQDGKHLRYFDTAEEFFELAEWYLAHEEERERIARAGMEHAHREFNCTRMAQHLMDLIRTGDYNAPWKVIL; encoded by the coding sequence TTGCTGGAACGTCTGAGAAACAGGAAAGGGGTTCGTTTGTACGGGTGCTTTGGGTTTCCTACCCTGGATGGCATTGAGGTCTTCCAGGCTGTTAGTGCTGCCAAGGTTGCCCTGAGTATTAATGTTGTTGATGATATACCTCTCTATCATTCGGACCGGCTGGTAAATTGCATTTCCTGCGGGACGTTCACGCTGGCCAAACGAGTGCCGGATTCCGACCTTCTTTTTCAGGATGGAAAACATCTGCGGTATTTTGATACGGCGGAGGAGTTCTTTGAGCTGGCGGAGTGGTATTTGGCTCATGAAGAGGAGCGGGAGCGGATTGCGCGTGCAGGAATGGAACACGCTCACCGGGAATTCAACTGTACCAGGATGGCCCAGCATTTGATGGACTTGATCAGGACGGGCGATTACAATGCTCCCTGGAAAGTCATTCTTTGA
- a CDS encoding glycosyltransferase — MRNALKHTVFLGRDNDWNPAQNKERMRIARKMDIVLATNAGSWLQDYKKAGVPVCAFMPCPCDPDIQHPYETDPHLQTDILFIGRSEHPIHTTDPERTAILKRLSQMSSARVYGGGLGHGRIEGLDAFRVISNTKIALSINADNTQRLYHSDRFTNCLACGAFTLAKWVPDSNLLFEDRREMRYFHSADEFFDLAAWYLQHESERRAISQAGMEKAHSQMNCTLMAQRVLDLVETGSYSAPWKYVL; from the coding sequence TTGAGAAATGCGCTGAAACATACGGTCTTTCTTGGACGAGATAATGATTGGAATCCGGCACAAAATAAGGAACGAATGCGAATCGCCCGCAAAATGGATATTGTCCTTGCGACGAATGCAGGTTCGTGGCTTCAGGACTATAAAAAAGCCGGCGTGCCAGTCTGTGCCTTTATGCCGTGTCCCTGTGATCCCGATATTCAGCATCCTTATGAAACCGACCCGCATTTACAGACCGATATTCTTTTCATCGGCCGTTCGGAACATCCGATACATACCACGGATCCGGAACGAACCGCCATCTTGAAACGGTTGTCCCAGATGTCCTCTGCACGTGTGTATGGCGGCGGGCTGGGGCATGGACGCATAGAAGGTCTTGATGCTTTTCGGGTGATTTCGAACACCAAAATTGCCTTAAGCATCAATGCCGATAATACTCAGCGGCTTTATCACTCTGATCGTTTTACTAACTGTCTTGCCTGCGGGGCTTTTACGCTGGCCAAGTGGGTTCCTGATTCGAACCTGCTTTTTGAGGATCGGCGCGAAATGAGGTATTTTCATAGCGCGGATGAGTTTTTTGATTTAGCGGCCTGGTACCTTCAGCATGAAAGCGAACGACGCGCTATCTCGCAGGCAGGTATGGAGAAGGCCCATAGTCAGATGAATTGCACGTTGATGGCCCAGCGGGTGCTCGATTTGGTTGAGACAGGCAGTTATTCTGCTCCCTGGAAATATGTTCTTTAA